Proteins encoded in a region of the Dreissena polymorpha isolate Duluth1 chromosome 6, UMN_Dpol_1.0, whole genome shotgun sequence genome:
- the LOC127836359 gene encoding uncharacterized protein LOC127836359, with protein MAEIYQYQLHMFSTFVRTFENMKVCFLALALFGCIALVWSENCDTVADCTETLCLHLDHHITCDWPQECNNGICHGWCSCGTPRECGVTGDCRGTIDCQDHQKAPHCIEGRCKCISID; from the exons ATGGCTGAAATATATCAGTATCAACTACACATGTTCTCGACATTCGTCCGGACATTTGAAAACATGAAGGTCTGCTTTTTGGCATTGGCTCTTTTTGGGTGTATTG CCCTTGTGTGGTCGGAAAACTGTGATACAGTGGCTGACTGTACCGAAACCCTATGTCTTCATCTAGACCATCACATCACATGTGACTGGCCGCAAGAGTGCAACAACGGCATATGTCATGGCTGGTGCTCATGTGGAACACCTAGAG AGTGTGGCGTCACTGGTGATTGTAGAGGAACTATTGACTGTCAAGACCACCAGAAGGCACCACATTGTATTGAGGGCCGATGCAAATGCATCTCAATAGACTAA